Proteins encoded in a region of the Clostridium beijerinckii genome:
- a CDS encoding DUF1659 domain-containing protein yields MAVTKTIDSVSLSIEVQKALDKAGDPIYTKKTFSGIKTDATPENVYAVADAIKGVMEANTRDYFINESSSLANA; encoded by the coding sequence ATGGCTGTAACTAAAACTATCGACTCAGTTTCTCTTAGTATCGAGGTTCAAAAAGCTTTAGATAAAGCTGGGGACCCAATTTATACCAAGAAAACTTTCTCAGGTATAAAAACAGATGCTACACCTGAGAATGTCTATGCTGTCGCAGATGCAATTAAAGGTGTTATGGAAGCTAATACTAGAGATTATTTTATTAATGAATCTTCTAGCTTAGCAAATGCTTAG
- the hcp gene encoding hydroxylamine reductase: MSMFCYQCQETAGCKGCTKVGVCGKDEYVAKAQDLLIYVTKGLAIVSNEGRKVGVKDSKVDKYITENLFTTITNANFDRDSILDRVKETLKLREELKAKVISSGGKVGEVKVTGGFFKKIFGMQTTEMIMPEAATWTADNTIEFDEKAEKVGVLATENEDIRSLRELITYGLKGLSAYMKHAMNLKYNNEEVHAFMAKALAATIDDTLTVDDYVGLALEAGKFGVDGMALLDKANTESYGHPEITTVDIGVRTNPGILISGHDLRDLEMLLEQTEGTGVDVYTHGEMLAGQYYPKFKKYSHFAGNYGNAWWKQKEEFEKFNGPILMTTNCIVIPKDSYKKRLFTTGATGMPGCPHIEPKADGTKDFSKVIAMAKKCKAPTEIEKGQIVGGFAHNQVLALADKVVDAVKSGAIKRFFVMAGCDGRAKSRDYYAEFAQKLPMDTVILTAGCAKYKYNKLNLGDIGGIPRVLDAGQCNDSYSLVVIALKLQEVFGLKSVNELPISYNIAWYEQKAVIVLLSLLHLGVKNIHLGPTLPAFLSPNVAKVLVDNFGIGGITNVEDDMKMFMEA, translated from the coding sequence ATGTCAATGTTTTGTTATCAATGTCAAGAAACAGCTGGATGTAAGGGCTGTACTAAAGTAGGGGTATGCGGTAAGGATGAGTATGTAGCAAAGGCTCAAGACTTATTAATATATGTAACTAAAGGACTAGCTATAGTAAGTAATGAAGGAAGAAAAGTTGGAGTTAAGGATAGTAAAGTTGATAAATATATAACAGAAAACTTATTTACAACAATTACAAACGCTAATTTTGATAGAGATTCTATTTTAGATAGAGTTAAAGAAACTTTAAAATTAAGAGAAGAATTAAAAGCTAAAGTAATTAGCTCTGGTGGTAAAGTTGGAGAAGTAAAAGTAACTGGTGGTTTCTTCAAGAAAATATTCGGAATGCAAACTACAGAAATGATTATGCCAGAAGCAGCTACTTGGACAGCTGACAATACAATAGAATTTGATGAAAAAGCAGAAAAGGTTGGAGTTCTTGCAACTGAAAATGAAGATATAAGAAGTTTAAGAGAACTTATCACTTATGGATTAAAAGGATTATCTGCTTACATGAAGCATGCTATGAACTTAAAATATAATAATGAAGAAGTTCATGCATTTATGGCAAAAGCATTAGCTGCTACAATAGATGATACATTAACAGTTGATGATTATGTTGGACTTGCATTAGAAGCAGGTAAATTTGGTGTAGATGGTATGGCATTACTTGATAAAGCTAATACTGAAAGCTACGGACATCCAGAAATAACAACAGTAGATATTGGAGTTAGAACTAATCCAGGAATATTAATTTCAGGACATGACTTAAGAGACTTAGAAATGTTACTTGAGCAAACAGAAGGTACTGGAGTAGATGTTTATACTCACGGAGAAATGCTTGCTGGGCAATACTATCCAAAATTTAAAAAATATAGTCATTTTGCAGGAAACTATGGTAATGCATGGTGGAAACAAAAAGAAGAATTTGAAAAATTCAATGGACCAATCCTTATGACTACAAACTGTATAGTTATACCAAAGGATTCTTATAAGAAAAGATTATTTACAACAGGTGCTACAGGAATGCCAGGATGTCCTCATATTGAACCTAAAGCTGATGGAACAAAGGACTTCTCAAAAGTTATAGCAATGGCTAAAAAATGTAAAGCACCTACTGAAATAGAAAAAGGACAAATAGTTGGAGGTTTTGCTCATAACCAAGTTTTAGCTTTAGCAGATAAGGTTGTAGATGCAGTTAAATCTGGTGCTATAAAGAGATTCTTTGTAATGGCAGGATGCGATGGTAGAGCTAAATCAAGAGATTACTATGCAGAATTCGCACAAAAGTTACCAATGGATACAGTTATATTAACAGCAGGTTGCGCTAAATATAAATATAACAAATTAAACTTAGGTGATATTGGAGGAATTCCAAGAGTATTAGATGCAGGACAATGTAATGATTCATATTCATTAGTTGTTATAGCACTTAAACTTCAAGAAGTATTTGGATTAAAGAGTGTAAATGAATTACCTATATCATACAACATAGCTTGGTATGAACAAAAAGCTGTAATAGTATTATTATCATTATTACACTTAGGAGTTAAAAACATTCACTTAGGACCAACACTTCCAGCATTCCTTTCACCAAATGTTGCTAAAGTATTAGTAGATAACTTTGGTATTGGTGGAATCACTAATGTAGAAGACGATATGAAGATGTTTATGGAAGCTTAA
- a CDS encoding DUF2922 domain-containing protein yields MEYSLSMTFLTVAGEKSTLSVSGVKPTLTKDEVNALMDTVIAKNVFKTNSGDLVKKSGAQVTQRQVTKFDVA; encoded by the coding sequence ATGGAATATTCTTTATCTATGACTTTTTTAACTGTAGCTGGTGAAAAAAGTACTTTAAGTGTTTCTGGTGTTAAACCTACTCTTACAAAAGATGAGGTTAACGCACTTATGGATACTGTAATTGCTAAGAATGTTTTCAAAACTAATTCTGGTGATTTAGTTAAGAAATCTGGTGCTCAAGTTACTCAACGACAAGTTACTAAATTTGATGTAGCTTAG
- a CDS encoding phage antirepressor Ant, with the protein MGGLLIFKNERFGEIRWVKINNKDYAVGIDIAKALGYKKPNDAISRHCRGSVKHGVGVVTGKRKDGTDAIQNVEMSVIPEGDIYRLVAKSELPGAEKFEAWIFDEVLPCIRKTGMYATDELLDNPDLLIAAATKLKEERKARLEAENKVKLLEPKGEFYDDVAGSKDSIEMGHVAKVLGIKRMGRNRLFSLLREKKVLDKNNIPYQQFVDMRYFRVLEQKYTVPNGETKINIKTMVFQKGIEFIRKKINEP; encoded by the coding sequence ATGGGAGGTTTACTAATTTTCAAGAATGAAAGATTTGGAGAAATAAGATGGGTAAAAATTAATAATAAAGATTATGCTGTTGGGATTGATATAGCAAAAGCTTTAGGATATAAAAAGCCTAATGATGCAATTTCAAGACACTGTAGAGGGTCCGTGAAACACGGAGTAGGGGTAGTAACGGGGAAAAGAAAAGATGGAACTGATGCTATCCAAAATGTAGAAATGAGTGTAATTCCTGAAGGAGATATATATCGCTTAGTCGCTAAATCTGAATTACCAGGTGCAGAGAAATTTGAAGCCTGGATTTTTGATGAGGTGTTACCTTGCATAAGGAAAACAGGGATGTATGCTACAGATGAATTATTAGATAATCCAGATTTACTTATTGCTGCAGCTACTAAGTTAAAAGAAGAGAGAAAAGCAAGGTTGGAAGCCGAAAATAAAGTAAAATTACTAGAACCTAAAGGGGAATTTTATGATGATGTTGCAGGCTCTAAAGATTCTATTGAAATGGGCCATGTTGCAAAGGTTCTTGGCATTAAAAGAATGGGAAGAAATAGACTATTTTCATTATTAAGAGAAAAGAAAGTCTTGGATAAAAATAATATTCCTTATCAGCAGTTTGTAGACATGAGGTATTTTCGAGTATTAGAGCAAAAATATACAGTACCAAATGGAGAGACTAAAATCAATATAAAAACAATGGTATTTCAAAAAGGAATAGAATTTATAAGGAAAAAGATTAATGAGCCATGA